In Leptidea sinapis chromosome 40, ilLepSina1.1, whole genome shotgun sequence, one DNA window encodes the following:
- the LOC126976313 gene encoding proteasome subunit alpha type-5 gives MFLTRSEYDRGVNTFSPEGRLFQVEYAIEAIKLGSTAIGICTSEGVVLAVEKRITSPLMEPTTIEKIVEVDRHVACAVSGLMADSRTLIERARVECQNHWFVYNEKMTVESCAQAVSNLAIQFGDSDDDSGTAMSRPFGVAVMFAGIDEKGPQLFHMDPSGTFVQYDAKAIGSGSEGAQQSLKEVYHKSMTLKEAIKSSLTILKQVMEEKLSENNVEVVTMTPDSLFHMYTREQLAEVIKDIP, from the exons ATGTTTTTAACTCGTTCGGAGTATGACCGCGGTGTTAACACCTTCAGTCCTGAAGGTAGACTGTTTCAAGTAGAATATGCTATTGAAGCTATTAAGTTGGGCTCAACGGCTATTGGCATTTGCACTTCGGAAGGAGTTGTACTGGCTGTAGAAAAACGAATAACTTCTCCACTTATGGAACCAACAACTATTGAAAAGATTGTTGAAGTTGATCGTCATGTAGCTTGTGCTGTTTCTGGACTGATGGCTGATTCCAG GACCCTAATTGAAAGAGCTCGAGTGGAGTGCCAGAACCATTGGTTTGTGTACAATGAGAAGATGACTGTGGAATCATGTGCACAGGCTGTCTCCAACTTAGCTATTCAGTTTGGTGACAGTGATGATGACAGTGGCACAGCTATGTCAAGACCATTTGGTGTTGCAGTGATGTTTGCTG GTATTGATGAGAAAGGACCTCAGCTCTTCCATATGGATCCAAGCGGAACATTTGTGCAGTATGATGCTAAAGCTATTGGATCTGGCAGCGAGGGGGCACAGCAGAGCTTAAAG gAGGTGTATCACAAGTCTATGACATTAAAGGAagcgatcaagtcatctcttaCAATCCTAAAACAAGTAATGGAGGAGAAACTATCAGAGAACAATGTTGAGGTGGTCACTATGACTCCGGACTCTCTATTCCACATGTACACTCGGGAACAGCTGGCTGAGGTTATAAAAGATATACCTtaa